From the genome of Cytobacillus firmus, one region includes:
- a CDS encoding glycosyltransferase family 2 protein: MPKNGKTRRKIFSVSMVKNEADIIESFVRYHQHIFDGMVFLVNMSTDRTPDILEKLTEEGLPIFLFYDTDREFDQSKKTTQLMFNTFEQFKPDIILPLDADEFLVSSDNLQHPCDILDKIDLNELHHIDWRTYVLNEFENRNELFIPKRITFARADHHEVNHKVVVSANIAKNYPGALSDGNHKYRIKRGKRKVKINSIKELRIAHFPIRSLEQFKSKLLVSWINRLSRQKIENLYYLERFVQIIKDGQISTEDDLIQLAKDYHCNTDLKDITLVHKPVDLSFCKPLNLKYTKENEVNALLNLLDNCEEMAKEFFRLKREQ; the protein is encoded by the coding sequence GTGCCGAAAAATGGAAAAACAAGGAGGAAAATTTTCTCCGTCAGTATGGTGAAAAATGAGGCGGACATTATTGAATCCTTTGTCAGATATCATCAGCATATTTTTGATGGGATGGTATTTTTGGTAAATATGAGTACTGACAGAACGCCTGATATTCTTGAAAAACTAACGGAGGAAGGCCTTCCAATCTTTTTATTCTATGACACTGACAGGGAATTCGATCAGAGTAAGAAAACAACACAATTAATGTTCAATACATTTGAACAGTTTAAGCCCGATATTATCCTGCCCCTTGACGCAGATGAGTTTTTGGTATCATCGGATAATCTTCAACACCCGTGTGATATTCTTGACAAAATAGATTTAAATGAGCTGCATCATATCGATTGGAGAACATATGTTTTAAATGAATTTGAAAATAGGAATGAATTGTTTATTCCAAAAAGGATAACTTTTGCAAGAGCAGATCATCATGAGGTTAATCATAAAGTAGTTGTTTCAGCTAATATTGCCAAAAACTATCCAGGTGCTCTTTCAGATGGCAATCATAAATACCGAATAAAACGCGGGAAAAGGAAGGTAAAAATAAATTCAATAAAAGAATTAAGGATTGCTCATTTTCCAATTCGCTCATTAGAACAATTCAAGTCGAAATTGCTGGTATCCTGGATCAATAGATTATCAAGACAGAAAATTGAGAACTTATATTATTTAGAGAGGTTTGTTCAAATCATTAAGGATGGCCAAATCAGTACAGAAGATGACTTAATCCAATTAGCAAAAGATTATCATTGCAATACAGATTTAAAAGATATAACCCTTGTTCACAAGCCTGTAGATTTATCATTCTGTAAGCCGCTTAACCTTAAGTATACGAAAGAAAATGAAGTAAATGCACTTCTTAACTTGCTGGACAATTGTGAAGAAATGGCAAAGGAATTTTTTAGGTTAAAACGCGAACAATAA
- a CDS encoding glycosyltransferase family 2 protein, whose amino-acid sequence MGKNESKKNRKIFSISMVKNEADIIESFVRYHQHIFDGMVFLDNMSSDRTPEILEKLREEGLPIYISYDVDHEYAQRKKTTELMRRTFQQFHPDIILPLDADEFLVATNNTDHPRDILNKINLQQLHHIMWRTYVLNEGENKNELFIPKRITYARKDNHENRHKVVVPYLFANNFRGTLTTGNHNFLIGRKKEKVKVNMIEELKLAHFPIRSLEQFKSKMLIAWINRLARKDANELYLKRFVQAIKEGRSKTEHDLIQLAKHFPFRTDIENVKIVNKPINLSDCKSIDLKYTNANEVDSFFNLLENSEELAKKFALLKRNE is encoded by the coding sequence TTGGGAAAAAATGAAAGTAAAAAAAATAGGAAAATTTTCTCCATTAGTATGGTAAAAAATGAAGCAGATATTATTGAATCCTTTGTCAGGTATCATCAGCATATTTTCGATGGGATGGTATTTTTGGATAATATGAGTTCTGACAGAACACCTGAAATCCTCGAAAAATTAAGGGAGGAGGGGCTTCCAATTTATATTTCCTATGACGTGGATCATGAGTATGCTCAGCGAAAAAAGACAACAGAATTAATGCGGCGCACTTTTCAGCAATTCCATCCGGATATCATTCTCCCTCTCGATGCAGATGAGTTTTTGGTTGCAACTAATAATACGGATCATCCCCGTGACATCCTGAACAAAATTAATTTACAGCAGCTGCACCATATTATGTGGAGGACATATGTATTGAATGAGGGTGAAAATAAAAATGAGCTGTTCATTCCAAAAAGAATTACTTATGCCCGAAAAGATAACCATGAAAATCGCCATAAAGTAGTGGTTCCATATTTATTCGCTAATAACTTTAGAGGTACTCTTACGACGGGGAATCATAACTTTCTAATAGGACGAAAAAAAGAAAAAGTAAAGGTCAACATGATAGAAGAGTTGAAACTCGCTCATTTTCCTATTCGTTCTTTAGAACAATTCAAATCGAAAATGCTTATCGCATGGATCAATAGATTAGCGAGAAAAGATGCAAATGAATTATATTTAAAAAGGTTTGTTCAAGCTATTAAGGAAGGCAGAAGTAAGACGGAGCATGACTTAATCCAATTAGCCAAACATTTTCCATTCAGAACGGATATAGAGAATGTGAAAATTGTCAATAAACCTATAAATCTGTCGGACTGTAAATCCATTGATCTCAAATATACAAATGCAAATGAAGTGGATTCTTTTTTTAACCTTTTGGAAAACAGTGAAGAATTGGCTAAGAAATTTGCATTGTTAAAACGCAATGAATAG
- a CDS encoding SLC13 family permease yields the protein MTWEIAFVLTALLCMLACLILELERPEIIVFTTLVIFLLANFISPEEALSGFSNEGMLTIALLFIIAGALQKSDLVKISLYKLLKPDDKEKKTMLKVLFPISAMSAFMNNTPLVTTFTPILKKWCEDNQLSPSKLLIPLSYATILGGTITIIGTSTNLVVHGLLLDYNLPGFTFFQLGIVGIPITLLGILYLYTIGFHLLPDKKGKRNVQEESKEYIGEVKITEEYEHINKTIKEARLRKLAGLYLLGIIRDNEMITPVTSSTIIKANDRLIFTGLISTVAELQSLKGVHLETNTGPLLEGLSSGKSKLVEAVVSHHSSLLHKKINETHFRGKFDAAVIAVHRKNERINSKIGEIVLKPGDTLLMVAGHDFQERNHFHEFYVVNTVNEEILPATISRRKGWFTILIMFLLVSLVALNFLSMLKAASLAAAALLIFKIISPEEAKKFIKFDVLLIIASSFGIGTALINSGTAEWIAKSILAIVQPYGIIFLLFIMYLITNLFTEVITNNAAAAMMLPIAVEVASQTSTNPVALAVIVAIAASAGFSTPIGYQTNMIVYGPGGYTFKDYLKVGIPLNLLVMAVTVIIVYTVWIL from the coding sequence ATGACATGGGAAATAGCATTTGTGTTAACGGCCCTTTTATGTATGCTAGCTTGTCTGATTTTAGAATTAGAAAGACCAGAAATTATTGTTTTCACTACACTAGTAATCTTTTTGTTAGCAAATTTTATTTCTCCTGAGGAAGCATTGAGTGGTTTTTCGAATGAAGGCATGTTGACCATCGCATTGCTTTTTATAATTGCCGGTGCTCTACAAAAAAGTGATTTAGTTAAAATTTCTCTTTACAAACTTCTAAAACCAGATGATAAAGAAAAAAAGACAATGCTTAAAGTTTTGTTTCCGATTTCAGCAATGTCTGCCTTTATGAACAATACCCCGCTCGTTACAACGTTTACACCAATTCTAAAAAAATGGTGTGAAGACAATCAGCTTTCTCCCTCTAAGCTGCTAATTCCGCTATCGTATGCAACGATACTTGGCGGAACCATAACCATTATAGGAACCTCAACAAATTTAGTGGTTCACGGACTTTTACTTGATTACAATCTTCCGGGTTTTACTTTTTTTCAGCTGGGAATTGTCGGTATCCCCATTACACTTTTGGGAATCCTTTATCTCTATACTATTGGTTTCCATCTGCTTCCTGATAAAAAAGGAAAGAGAAATGTACAAGAGGAAAGTAAGGAATATATCGGGGAAGTCAAAATTACCGAAGAATATGAACATATTAATAAAACGATAAAAGAAGCAAGGTTAAGGAAACTTGCCGGACTCTACCTGCTGGGAATTATTCGTGATAATGAGATGATAACGCCTGTTACAAGCTCTACCATTATAAAGGCGAATGACCGGCTCATTTTTACTGGCTTAATCTCTACGGTTGCAGAACTGCAGTCTCTTAAAGGGGTTCATCTTGAAACAAATACAGGTCCATTGCTGGAAGGGTTATCATCTGGAAAATCCAAGCTAGTAGAAGCAGTTGTTTCCCATCATTCATCCCTATTGCATAAAAAAATAAATGAGACACATTTTCGCGGGAAATTTGATGCAGCAGTCATAGCCGTTCACCGAAAAAATGAGCGGATCAATAGCAAGATCGGGGAAATTGTATTAAAACCTGGAGATACTCTGTTAATGGTGGCTGGGCATGATTTTCAAGAAAGGAATCACTTTCATGAATTTTATGTAGTGAATACAGTAAATGAAGAAATTCTTCCAGCCACAATTTCGCGAAGAAAAGGATGGTTTACCATCCTAATCATGTTTCTGCTTGTTTCTTTAGTTGCCCTTAATTTTTTAAGCATGTTAAAGGCTGCCTCATTGGCTGCAGCTGCTCTTTTAATCTTTAAAATTATATCTCCTGAGGAAGCAAAAAAATTTATTAAATTTGATGTACTCTTAATTATTGCATCTTCTTTTGGGATAGGAACTGCATTAATTAATTCAGGAACGGCTGAATGGATTGCCAAAAGCATTTTAGCAATCGTTCAACCTTACGGTATAATCTTTCTTCTATTTATCATGTATTTAATTACAAACCTCTTTACAGAAGTTATTACAAATAATGCAGCAGCGGCAATGATGCTTCCTATTGCAGTGGAAGTTGCTTCGCAAACTTCAACTAATCCTGTTGCATTAGCCGTGATTGTCGCAATTGCTGCCTCTGCAGGGTTTTCTACCCCAATTGGATATCAAACCAACATGATTGTATACGGTCCGGGCGGGTATACTTTTAAGGACTATTTAAAGGTAGGCATTCCGCTAAACCTGCTCGTAATGGCGGTAACTGTTATAATCGTATATACCGTGTGGATATTGTAA
- a CDS encoding dTDP-4-dehydrorhamnose 3,5-epimerase family protein, whose amino-acid sequence MIDGVKVKKLIKHCDDRGFFSELIRDNEPEFLSRFGQASWSMSYPGVIKAFHYHEKQDDLWFFPSGNAQVVLYDLRKDSPTHGTTDVYYMGEENPIMLFIPRGVAHGYRVLGQEPAVIIYFTTESYNLKDPDEKRIPWDDPLIAFNWSTDNR is encoded by the coding sequence ATGATAGATGGGGTTAAGGTAAAAAAACTTATTAAGCATTGTGATGACAGGGGCTTTTTTTCAGAACTTATTCGTGATAATGAGCCTGAGTTTTTATCAAGATTTGGCCAGGCATCGTGGTCTATGAGTTACCCAGGTGTAATTAAAGCTTTTCACTATCATGAAAAGCAGGATGATTTATGGTTTTTTCCTTCAGGTAATGCTCAAGTTGTTCTTTATGATTTAAGAAAAGATTCACCGACGCATGGGACAACAGATGTTTATTATATGGGGGAGGAAAACCCCATTATGCTTTTTATTCCCAGAGGTGTCGCACATGGGTATAGAGTACTTGGGCAAGAGCCCGCAGTGATAATTTATTTTACAACTGAATCCTATAACTTAAAAGATCCTGATGAAAAGCGGATTCCTTGGGATGACCCTTTGATCGCATTTAATTGGTCAACTGATAACCGATAA
- the rfbD gene encoding dTDP-4-dehydrorhamnose reductase, producing the protein MMDIIITGANGQLGKELVRKLGRSHSVIGLGKKDLDITDYNQVADVISHYQPQYIIHTAAFTSVDQCEMDRKKAFEVNALGTGCVAQAADKIHARMIYISTDYVFDGKKQSPYSEDDDPNPQSIYGISKLLGERLARLFNNATIIRTSWLFGHDGANFVKTMLKNAKKGKEIMVVNDQTGCPTYVHDLADTIIHLLDKKNGIYHVCNSGPCTWNTFAKAILKEAGFDSDLIIPVTTKEYGSSCPRPLYSVMDQNALLKEGIKPLRHWKEALKEFLRREMDK; encoded by the coding sequence ATGATGGATATTATAATAACTGGAGCCAATGGCCAATTAGGCAAGGAATTAGTACGTAAACTTGGTCGATCTCATTCAGTAATAGGTCTAGGAAAAAAAGATTTGGATATTACAGACTATAACCAGGTCGCCGATGTAATATCACATTATCAGCCTCAATATATTATTCATACTGCCGCATTTACTTCAGTTGATCAATGCGAAATGGACCGTAAGAAAGCATTTGAAGTAAATGCTCTCGGTACCGGATGCGTGGCACAAGCAGCAGATAAAATTCATGCAAGGATGATTTATATTAGTACTGATTATGTATTTGATGGAAAAAAGCAATCTCCTTATTCGGAAGATGACGATCCAAACCCTCAATCTATTTATGGAATCAGCAAATTGCTTGGGGAAAGGCTGGCACGTTTATTTAATAATGCTACAATTATACGTACTTCATGGCTTTTTGGGCACGATGGAGCCAATTTTGTAAAAACGATGCTCAAAAACGCCAAGAAGGGCAAAGAAATTATGGTGGTAAATGATCAGACGGGATGTCCTACTTATGTGCATGATCTGGCTGACACAATCATTCACTTACTCGATAAAAAAAATGGGATTTATCATGTATGCAATTCCGGTCCATGCACTTGGAATACATTTGCAAAAGCAATATTAAAAGAAGCAGGTTTTGATTCAGACCTAATAATACCGGTAACGACGAAAGAATACGGATCCTCTTGCCCCAGGCCCCTTTATTCAGTAATGGACCAGAACGCGCTGCTTAAAGAAGGAATTAAACCTCTAAGGCATTGGAAAGAAGCCTTAAAGGAGTTTTTAAGGAGAGAGATGGATAAATGA
- the rfbB gene encoding dTDP-glucose 4,6-dehydratase, which translates to MKKHLLITGGSGFIGSNFISYMLRNSNYYITNLDSLTYAANQVMIQEFEKSNRYHFINCDIAIEADLGKVFNQRYEAIINFAAESHVDRSISNAAPFIQTNIKGTFYLLQAVLTGKAFKMIQISTDEVYGSLEPLDPPFKEVSPLAPNNPYSASKASADLLVRSFFKTHQLPLIITRCSNNYGPMQHSEKLIPKTISLAQKDKRIPLYGDGLNIRDWIYVEDHCKAIHLVLEKGVPGEIYNIGGTEEKTNLDIVEIILRNLKKDTGLIQFVNDRKGHDRRYAMDTSKIFRDLGWKPSVSFKEGIKKTIEWYLMRMDGRK; encoded by the coding sequence TTGAAAAAACACCTCCTAATAACTGGCGGTTCAGGATTTATTGGTTCAAATTTCATTTCCTATATGCTGCGCAACTCAAATTATTATATCACCAACTTGGATTCTTTGACTTATGCCGCAAATCAGGTAATGATTCAAGAATTCGAAAAATCGAATCGCTATCATTTTATTAATTGTGATATTGCTATAGAAGCAGATTTAGGAAAAGTATTTAACCAACGATATGAAGCTATTATTAACTTTGCTGCAGAATCACACGTTGATCGGAGCATTTCGAATGCAGCTCCATTTATTCAAACAAATATTAAAGGTACTTTTTATTTATTGCAGGCTGTTTTAACGGGAAAAGCCTTTAAAATGATTCAAATATCAACTGACGAAGTATATGGCTCTCTTGAGCCGCTTGATCCCCCATTTAAAGAAGTAAGTCCTCTTGCACCAAACAATCCATACTCTGCAAGTAAAGCAAGCGCTGATTTGCTAGTGAGATCATTTTTTAAAACACATCAGCTTCCTTTGATCATTACACGTTGCAGCAATAATTATGGTCCTATGCAGCATTCGGAAAAGTTAATTCCTAAAACAATTTCTCTTGCACAAAAAGATAAGCGAATCCCGCTATACGGTGATGGATTAAATATACGTGATTGGATATATGTAGAGGATCATTGTAAAGCGATTCATTTAGTCCTTGAAAAAGGGGTTCCAGGAGAAATTTATAATATTGGCGGTACTGAGGAAAAAACAAACTTGGATATTGTAGAAATAATACTTAGGAATTTAAAAAAGGATACAGGACTAATTCAATTTGTTAATGATCGGAAAGGTCATGACCGTCGATACGCAATGGATACATCGAAAATTTTTAGGGATTTAGGATGGAAACCAAGTGTATCCTTCAAAGAAGGAATTAAAAAAACAATAGAATGGTATTTAATGAGAATGGATGGCAGGAAGTGA